In Sebaldella termitidis ATCC 33386, one DNA window encodes the following:
- a CDS encoding AraC family transcriptional regulator, whose amino-acid sequence MGYEKRQIYLDKELDIEAYWFYGIMQKFPNHFHEYYVIGFVEEGQRRLLCKNKDYTINPQDLVILNPFDSHTCMQINNEALDWRCINIKKEVIQKATEEIYGEKYLPSFSKTVLSDIEILMLLKELHTMIVLGTGNSKTRKEKFYKIIKKLYDEYNGQILEEEVIPAEEIKYLCRYMKNNYRQKLTLDELSKITGQNKFTLLRNFNKVHGLTPYQYLETIRIEKARTYLEEGHTPAEVALNTGFSDQSHFTRFFKSFIGFTPKQYQKLFKENIEQEKK is encoded by the coding sequence ATGGGATATGAGAAGCGGCAGATATATCTGGATAAAGAGCTCGATATAGAAGCATACTGGTTTTACGGGATAATGCAGAAATTTCCCAATCATTTTCATGAATATTATGTTATAGGCTTTGTAGAAGAAGGACAGCGCCGTTTGCTCTGCAAAAATAAGGATTATACAATAAATCCGCAGGATTTGGTAATTTTGAATCCCTTTGATAGCCATACATGCATGCAGATTAATAATGAGGCACTTGACTGGCGGTGTATTAATATAAAAAAAGAGGTAATTCAGAAAGCAACAGAGGAAATTTATGGTGAAAAATACCTGCCGTCTTTTTCCAAAACTGTTTTATCAGATATAGAAATACTGATGTTATTAAAGGAATTGCATACTATGATTGTTTTGGGTACCGGAAACAGTAAAACCAGAAAAGAAAAATTTTATAAAATTATAAAAAAATTATATGATGAATATAACGGGCAGATTTTAGAAGAGGAAGTAATACCGGCAGAAGAAATAAAGTATTTGTGCAGATATATGAAGAATAATTACAGACAGAAGCTTACTCTTGATGAATTAAGCAAAATAACAGGGCAGAACAAATTTACACTGCTCAGAAATTTTAATAAGGTTCATGGTCTGACGCCCTATCAGTATCTGGAGACAATCAGGATAGAAAAGGCAAGAACATATTTGGAAGAAGGGCACACTCCGGCAGAGGTAGCTTTGAATACTGGTTTTTCGGACCAAAGCCATTTTACAAGGTTTTTTAAAAGCTTTATAGGGTTTACACCAAAACAGTATCAAAAATTATTTAAAGAAAATATTGAACAGGAGAAAAAATGA
- a CDS encoding SpoIIE family protein phosphatase yields the protein MEIVIFKDIETSKNEIFSLFEKETDNSILIDFGDNFIDPQILYFMLFIQREAVLRKISVIFIVGDESSFKKLLLEKYNKYFSIFNTYKEYENLKRFIKFKVANINNEQFVKELITNILTNDRFNVTEYSSKDFLMKRKIDEDVVILEYKDEKKNFFEVIKKIKHLDKNIPVILLSNDNDLEQALTTIRLGVNEIVRKPFKREEISNAVKRVAVESELVKENERLFREIQKREKELTVLYNNLEKELTLASEIQKSLMPKNDLHFGDYRIRYIYKPSQDIGGDFCDILEVDENNFAVAFADISGHGIPASLLSTMLKVYILNYGYDIKDTAKLTETLNEDVIRVFPRGKFISLFYLMIDFHNNRMKFCKAAQESAFLLRGETGEIEELSTEGQVLGLFSKIDFPDIVNFEEKSTDFNKGDKLLLYTDGIVEARNADGEFFGIERIKEILLESKDSDDILDIILKELYKFTESEKLEDDLTFLLIERD from the coding sequence ATGGAAATTGTGATATTTAAAGATATAGAAACTTCAAAGAATGAAATATTTTCTCTTTTTGAAAAAGAGACAGACAATAGTATATTAATAGATTTTGGGGATAATTTTATTGATCCCCAAATTTTGTATTTTATGTTATTTATACAAAGAGAGGCTGTTTTGCGAAAAATTTCCGTGATTTTCATAGTGGGGGATGAAAGCTCATTCAAAAAGCTTCTTCTTGAAAAGTATAATAAATATTTTTCTATATTTAATACCTATAAAGAATATGAAAATCTGAAAAGATTCATAAAATTTAAGGTTGCTAATATAAATAACGAACAGTTTGTTAAAGAGCTGATTACAAATATTCTGACAAATGACAGATTCAATGTAACCGAATATTCTTCTAAGGATTTTCTCATGAAAAGGAAAATAGATGAGGATGTAGTTATTCTTGAATATAAAGATGAAAAGAAGAATTTTTTTGAAGTGATAAAGAAAATAAAGCATTTAGATAAAAATATACCTGTTATTCTGCTTTCTAATGATAATGACCTTGAGCAGGCACTTACTACTATAAGGCTCGGGGTAAATGAAATAGTAAGAAAGCCGTTTAAGAGAGAAGAGATAAGCAATGCAGTAAAAAGAGTAGCTGTAGAGTCAGAATTGGTAAAAGAAAATGAAAGACTTTTCAGAGAGATCCAGAAAAGAGAGAAGGAGCTTACTGTACTTTATAATAACCTGGAAAAAGAGCTTACTCTTGCATCGGAAATACAAAAAAGCCTTATGCCTAAGAATGATCTTCACTTTGGTGATTACCGCATAAGATACATATATAAGCCCTCGCAGGACATAGGGGGAGATTTTTGTGATATTCTGGAGGTTGACGAGAATAATTTTGCAGTAGCTTTTGCGGATATATCAGGCCATGGGATACCGGCCTCTTTATTGTCAACTATGCTGAAAGTATATATTCTTAACTACGGCTATGATATAAAAGATACAGCCAAGCTCACTGAAACACTGAATGAAGATGTAATACGAGTATTTCCCAGAGGTAAATTTATCAGTCTGTTTTATCTGATGATTGATTTTCATAATAATAGAATGAAATTTTGTAAGGCAGCACAGGAAAGTGCCTTTCTGCTCAGAGGGGAAACGGGTGAGATAGAGGAGCTGAGTACGGAGGGTCAGGTGTTAGGACTTTTTTCAAAAATTGATTTTCCGGATATTGTAAATTTTGAGGAGAAAAGTACTGATTTTAACAAAGGAGACAAGCTGCTTCTATATACAGACGGAATAGTGGAGGCCCGGAATGCAGACGGGGAATTTTTCGGAATTGAAAGAATAAAGGAAATACTTTTGGAAAGTAAGGACTCTGACGATATACTTGATATTATTCTGAAAGAATTATATAAATTCACAGAAAGCGAAAAGCTCGAAGATGATCTTACTTTTCTGCTGATAGAGAGGGATTAA
- the amaP gene encoding alkaline shock response membrane anchor protein AmaP — MITFLVFLAWLSIISGSLIVIGLGLSDLIMKTGYLEVIHRRIDLSDPQVIIMLILLIIVYLIIFVLYFVHRLTKYSENKVIKSKNGEITVTYKTINNLVREYLGAQKFIKSIKTKTAKKGRGVVINAVLELYSIKNLNSRLQELQNELVEYLFNSTGVELKKSYFKIKKLIQNQEIYTFYAENEDTKILDYKEKPEFESTLKISGMKEEEEENKNIDNIQETK; from the coding sequence ATGATAACATTTTTAGTATTTTTAGCTTGGTTATCGATAATTTCCGGGAGTCTTATTGTGATAGGACTGGGTTTGTCAGATTTAATCATGAAGACAGGATATTTGGAAGTGATACATCGAAGAATAGATTTATCTGATCCACAGGTAATAATAATGTTAATACTGTTAATAATAGTATATCTGATAATTTTCGTTTTATATTTTGTCCACAGACTGACGAAATACTCTGAAAATAAAGTAATAAAAAGCAAAAATGGTGAAATCACAGTAACATATAAAACTATAAACAATCTGGTAAGAGAATATCTCGGAGCACAGAAGTTTATAAAGTCAATAAAAACAAAAACAGCCAAAAAAGGACGTGGAGTAGTAATAAATGCAGTTCTGGAACTGTATTCGATAAAAAATCTGAACAGCAGACTTCAGGAATTGCAGAATGAACTGGTGGAGTATCTTTTTAATTCTACAGGTGTAGAGCTTAAAAAATCATATTTTAAGATAAAAAAGCTTATACAAAATCAGGAAATTTACACCTTTTATGCTGAAAATGAAGATACTAAGATACTTGATTACAAAGAAAAACCTGAATTTGAGTCTACATTAAAAATTTCAGGCATGAAAGAAGAAGAGGAAGAAAATAAAAATATAGACAACATACAGGAAACAAAATAG
- a CDS encoding heavy-metal-associated domain-containing protein, whose translation MKKSIKINGICCSGCTSKIENALKGLTETEKVEINPAEGIVSLELSRDVDNELIENIITSSGHYTVTEII comes from the coding sequence ATGAAAAAATCTATTAAAATAAATGGAATTTGTTGTTCAGGGTGCACTTCAAAAATAGAAAATGCACTAAAAGGTCTTACAGAAACTGAAAAGGTAGAGATAAATCCTGCCGAGGGTATTGTTTCGCTTGAATTATCAAGAGATGTTGATAATGAGCTGATAGAAAATATTATTACCAGTTCCGGACATTATACTGTTACGGAAATAATTTAG
- a CDS encoding GNAT family N-acetyltransferase: MKNLVLVEMTRNMIDEYVDLYINTFTKEPWNDVYESREQVVAFFDNHFNNNYFTGYTAMSDGKAAALSIGFKKPWINGIEYYIDEFCVDYDMQGSGIGSWFINEIEKDIEKKGMNAIMLNTDADCPARKFYEKNGFKVLEGLIILAK, from the coding sequence ATGAAAAATCTGGTGTTAGTGGAAATGACAAGAAATATGATAGACGAGTATGTGGATTTATATATTAATACATTTACCAAAGAGCCGTGGAATGATGTATATGAGTCACGGGAGCAGGTAGTCGCTTTTTTTGATAATCATTTTAATAATAACTATTTTACAGGTTATACAGCGATGTCAGACGGTAAAGCCGCAGCTTTGAGTATTGGGTTTAAAAAGCCCTGGATTAACGGAATTGAGTATTATATTGATGAATTTTGTGTAGATTATGATATGCAGGGTAGCGGTATAGGGAGCTGGTTTATAAATGAGATAGAAAAGGATATAGAAAAAAAGGGAATGAATGCTATAATGCTAAATACAGATGCAGACTGCCCTGCGAGAAAGTTTTATGAAAAGAACGGATTTAAAGTTTTGGAGGGACTGATAATTCTTGCAAAGTAG
- the nusB gene encoding transcription antitermination factor NusB, with the protein MGRRKLREEIFKLLFERELIDNDMDVRLAEVLSENNITKEEDIEFMREYIKNVTEHKESIEDKIKSKLVGWSFDILGTVEKTLLKMSFYEITEAGTGHEIVINETVELAKKYGEDKTPDFINGILADLVS; encoded by the coding sequence ATGGGTAGGAGAAAGCTTAGGGAAGAAATATTTAAACTGTTATTTGAAAGAGAACTGATAGATAATGATATGGATGTGAGACTTGCAGAGGTTCTTTCGGAAAATAACATTACAAAAGAAGAAGATATTGAATTTATGAGAGAATACATAAAAAATGTTACCGAGCATAAAGAAAGTATCGAAGATAAAATAAAATCCAAGCTTGTTGGCTGGTCCTTTGATATATTGGGAACTGTGGAGAAGACGCTTCTGAAAATGTCATTTTATGAAATTACAGAAGCAGGTACAGGGCACGAGATAGTAATTAATGAAACAGTGGAACTGGCGAAAAAATATGGTGAAGATAAGACACCGGATTTCATAAACGGGATACTGGCAGATCTGGTGAGCTGA
- a CDS encoding DMT family transporter, which translates to MRTKNEISGHLFALTAILVWGTTFTSTKILLKSFAPVEILFFRFIIGFTVLFILSPRKISVKNMRQELILAAAGFCGITMYFLMENIALLHTTASNAGVIVSLSPFFTGILSFYFSDDEKLDVSFFIGFVIALTGIGLISFNGMMNLNLNPIGDFLALLAAFFWSLYSILMKKVSKFGYSNLESTKRVFFYGLFFMIPAILISDFKWEFIRFADPVNLFNILFLGAGASALCFAAWNTAVNILGAVKTSVYIYIVPIVTVLSAALVLGEKLTIISVCGVIITFAGLLISENKINFKKIRSFGKAEE; encoded by the coding sequence ATGAGAACAAAAAATGAAATATCAGGGCATCTTTTTGCACTGACCGCAATATTAGTATGGGGAACAACCTTTACTTCAACTAAAATATTACTAAAAAGCTTTGCTCCTGTGGAGATATTATTTTTTCGTTTTATTATAGGATTTACAGTACTTTTTATATTGTCGCCGCGTAAAATATCGGTGAAAAATATGAGACAGGAATTGATACTTGCAGCTGCCGGATTCTGCGGGATAACAATGTATTTTCTTATGGAAAATATAGCATTGCTGCATACTACAGCTTCCAATGCAGGAGTAATTGTATCACTATCACCATTTTTTACGGGTATTTTATCATTTTATTTTTCAGATGACGAGAAGCTTGATGTAAGCTTTTTTATCGGTTTTGTTATAGCTTTAACTGGGATAGGACTTATTTCCTTTAATGGAATGATGAATCTGAACCTGAATCCGATAGGTGATTTTCTTGCCTTATTGGCAGCATTTTTCTGGTCGCTGTACTCGATATTAATGAAAAAAGTCAGTAAATTCGGATACAGCAATCTTGAAAGTACAAAGCGGGTATTTTTTTACGGCTTGTTTTTTATGATTCCGGCTATATTAATATCTGATTTTAAATGGGAATTTATCAGATTTGCAGATCCTGTAAATTTGTTTAATATATTGTTTTTGGGTGCAGGGGCTTCGGCTCTGTGCTTTGCAGCATGGAATACAGCTGTTAATATACTGGGTGCTGTAAAAACAAGTGTGTATATTTATATAGTACCTATAGTTACAGTCCTAAGTGCTGCATTGGTTTTGGGTGAGAAGCTGACGATTATTTCTGTCTGCGGGGTAATTATTACATTTGCAGGACTGTTAATTTCAGAAAATAAAATTAATTTTAAGAAAATAAGATCTTTTGGAAAAGCAGAAGAATAG
- a CDS encoding DUF4189 domain-containing protein: MCPNGGYVTTGQYCSTSSGESWIITPIIGTVAIDPATGKWASISNTKDRKEAKNDVLERCGSDCKVFMVDSKRCVGVAYSKSDKIIGSDSATDNFGGIGYNTRVERSNEKALKKCEKNGGKDCKIIANVCAVEGTTKY; this comes from the coding sequence ATGTGTCCTAACGGTGGATATGTTACAACCGGGCAGTATTGTTCTACCAGTAGTGGTGAATCATGGATTATTACCCCCATTATAGGCACAGTAGCTATTGATCCTGCTACGGGAAAATGGGCAAGCATCTCAAATACCAAAGATAGAAAAGAAGCTAAAAATGATGTGCTGGAACGCTGCGGTTCTGACTGTAAAGTCTTTATGGTGGACAGTAAAAGATGTGTCGGGGTTGCTTATTCCAAAAGTGATAAAATTATCGGTTCTGATTCTGCTACGGATAATTTTGGTGGAATCGGCTATAATACACGTGTAGAGAGGTCAAATGAAAAAGCACTGAAAAAATGCGAGAAAAACGGCGGAAAGGACTGTAAAATAATTGCAAATGTCTGTGCTGTCGAGGGAACAACTAAATATTAA
- a CDS encoding GNAT family N-acetyltransferase, which produces MSINGRKYAFVKNYRRNEKLRKEYNKLTEKTYGFDFETWYQEGYWGEGHIPYTLFDGQSAVSNVSVNKIKFSVLGEEKEYIQLGTVMTDKAYKKQGLSSYLIKRAIDDTKSECDLIYLFANKNVLDFYPKFGFRETKEYNYFKDINYVKTEAKIKKLDMNDIESKKFLYEKAKNSLSLSKVSMVNNSELIMFYCTSFMKNFVYYIENLDAVVIAEYDGNILHIYDVFSGRKIELRNIINIMSLAETEKAVLGFTPDEEGFQNSMQNDRDNVLFVYNRDKVIFDYNRLKFPELSHT; this is translated from the coding sequence GTGTCTATAAATGGCAGAAAGTATGCTTTTGTAAAGAATTACAGGAGAAATGAAAAATTACGAAAAGAATATAATAAATTAACTGAAAAAACCTATGGATTTGATTTTGAAACATGGTATCAGGAAGGGTACTGGGGAGAAGGGCATATTCCATATACATTGTTTGACGGACAGTCTGCTGTTTCAAATGTTTCTGTAAATAAAATAAAATTTTCTGTTTTGGGTGAAGAAAAAGAATATATACAGCTTGGAACTGTTATGACAGATAAAGCGTATAAAAAACAGGGACTAAGCAGCTATCTGATAAAAAGAGCAATTGATGATACAAAATCCGAATGTGATTTAATATATCTTTTTGCTAATAAAAATGTTCTTGATTTTTATCCTAAATTCGGTTTCAGAGAAACAAAGGAGTATAATTATTTTAAAGATATAAATTATGTGAAGACGGAAGCTAAGATAAAAAAACTGGATATGAATGATATTGAGAGCAAGAAATTTTTGTATGAAAAAGCCAAGAACAGTCTATCTCTATCTAAAGTGTCAATGGTGAATAATTCTGAGCTCATTATGTTTTACTGCACATCTTTTATGAAAAATTTTGTTTATTACATAGAAAACCTTGACGCTGTAGTTATTGCCGAGTATGATGGAAATATACTTCATATATATGATGTTTTTTCCGGCCGAAAAATCGAATTGAGGAATATTATAAACATAATGTCACTGGCTGAAACAGAAAAAGCAGTATTAGGCTTTACACCTGATGAAGAGGGGTTTCAAAATTCCATGCAGAACGACAGGGATAATGTTTTATTTGTTTATAACAGAGATAAGGTAATTTTTGACTATAACAGACTGAAATTCCCCGAATTATCCCATACCTGA